Proteins from one Blattabacterium sp. (Blattella germanica) str. Bge genomic window:
- the hisIE gene encoding bifunctional phosphoribosyl-AMP cyclohydrolase/phosphoribosyl-ATP diphosphatase HisIE, with product MNKKYFRKTTIDLKRDLIPVIIQDAKTDKVLMLGYMNQEAYQKSVHEKKVTFYSRSKKRLWTKGEISKNYLFIKDILMDCDEDTLLIKAEPAGPICHKGTDTCWKEVNKKNFLFYLEDLISSRIHQQKKNSYIFQLSKKGINKISQKLGEEAVELIIESKDNNKNLFLNESADLLFHYLILLHEKGFSIQDVINILEERHSKYES from the coding sequence ATGAATAAAAAATATTTTAGAAAAACAACAATCGATTTAAAAAGAGATTTGATTCCTGTGATTATTCAAGATGCAAAAACAGATAAGGTTTTAATGCTAGGTTATATGAATCAAGAAGCCTATCAAAAAAGTGTTCATGAAAAAAAAGTTACTTTTTACAGCAGATCTAAAAAAAGATTGTGGACTAAAGGAGAAATCAGCAAAAACTATCTATTTATTAAAGACATATTAATGGATTGTGATGAAGATACTTTATTGATTAAAGCAGAACCTGCAGGTCCTATTTGTCATAAAGGAACAGATACTTGTTGGAAAGAAGTTAACAAAAAGAATTTTTTATTTTATTTGGAAGATTTAATTTCCAGTAGAATTCATCAACAGAAAAAAAATTCTTATATATTTCAATTATCAAAAAAAGGAATTAACAAAATATCTCAAAAATTAGGAGAAGAAGCTGTAGAACTTATTATTGAATCCAAAGACAATAATAAAAATTTATTTTTAAATGAATCTGCAGATTTACTTTTTCATTATCTGATTCTTTTACATGAAAAAGGTTTTTCTATACAAGATGTTATCAATATTTTGGAAGAAAGACACTCAAAATACGAATCATGA